Proteins found in one Zea mays cultivar B73 chromosome 1, Zm-B73-REFERENCE-NAM-5.0, whole genome shotgun sequence genomic segment:
- the LOC100282269 gene encoding kelch motif family protein: MMLEGKSYLVSRSVPSSCEPEAEWEYLAHAVLSGKRPAPEDDVEVEDPDETGSGGKRSKPPSPQPHTPDICEGHGSNRHATGSGEQRITGSNPMTSIGRDLTLNCLLRLSRSDYGSVASLSRDFRSMVRSGEIYRLRRQNGVAEHWVYFSCNVLEWDAYDPYRERWIQVPKMPPDECFKCSDKESLAVGTELLVFGMARIVFRYSILTNSWSRADPMNSPRCLFGSTSVGGKAFVAGGTDCVGNILSSAEMYDSETHTWTPLPSMNTARKMCSGVFMDGKFYVIGGVANSNRVLTCGEEYDLKRGSWRTIENMSGGLNGVTGAPPLIAVVSNELYAADYGEKDLKKYDKKNNRWITLGKLPERSVSMNGWGLAFRACGDRLIVIGGPRTYTGGTIELNSWIPDERPPVWNLIARRPSGNFVYNCAVMGC; encoded by the coding sequence ATGATGCTGGAAGGGAAGTCCTACCTTGTGTCACGCTCCGTGCCGAGCTCCTGCGAGCCGGAGGCGGAGTGGGAGTACCTCGCCCACGCGGTCCTCAGCGGCAAGCGCCCGGCGCCGGAAGATGACGTCGAGGTCGAAGACCCGGACGAAACTGGCAGCGGCGGCAAGCGCAGCAAGCCGCCATCTCCGCAGCCGCACACGCCGGACATCTGCGAGGGCCACGGCTCCAACCGCCACGCAACCGGTTCCGGAGAGCAGCGGATCACCGGGAGCAACCCCATGACTTCGATCGGTCGTGACCTGACCCTCAATTGCCTCCTCCGGCTATCTCGGTCCGACTACGGCTCGGTGGCCTCCCTCAGCCGGGACTTCCGCTCCATGGTCCGCAGCGGGGAGATCTACCGGCTGCGGCGCCAGAACGGGGTGGCCGAGCATTGGGTCTACTTCTCCTGCAACGTTCTCGAATGGGATGCCTACGACCCATACCGGGAGCGGTGGATCCAAGTGCCCAAGATGCCGCCTGATGAATGCTTCAAGTGCTCCGACAAGGAATCGCTTGCGGTGGGCACTGAGCTGCTTGTGTTCGGGATGGCGCGTATCGTCTTCCGATACAGCATCCTGACCAACTCATGGAGCAGGGCTGATCCGATGAACTCTCCGCGGTGCCTGTTCGGGTCAACGAGTGTCGGCGGGAAGGCCTTCGTCGCCGGAGGCACTGATTGTGTCGGCAACATACTGAGCTCTGCAGAGATGTATGACTCTGAGACACATACCTGGACGCCCCTCCCGAGCATGAACACGGCGAGGAAGATGTGTTCTGGGGTGTTCATGGATGGCAAGTTCTACGTGATAGGTGGTGTGGCCAACAGCAACAGAGTGCTGACCTGCGGGGAGGAGTACGACTTGAAGAGGGGTTCTTGGAGGACAATCGAGAACATGTCTGGAGGCCTCAATGGAGTGACCGGTGCTCCTCCCCTTATTGCGGTTGTCAGCAACGAGCTCTACGCCGCCGATTACGGCGAGAAGGATCTCAAGAAGTATGACAAGAAGAACAACAGGTGGATCACCCTCGGAAAACTGCCTGAGCGGTCCGTGTCAATGAATGGGTGGGGGCTTGCCTTCCGAGCGTGCGGTGACCGCTTGATTGTCATCGGAGGTCCGAGGACCTATACCGGTGGTACCATCGAGCTCAACTCGTGGATCCCAGATGAGCGGCCGCCCGTGTGGAATTTGATTGCCAGGCGGCCATCTGGGAACTTCGTGTATAACTGCGCCGTGATGGGTTGCTGA